Proteins encoded in a region of the Massilia sp. UMI-21 genome:
- a CDS encoding glycoside hydrolase family 13 protein — protein sequence MRHFFATLLIGSAALTPFAACAQSPAIAHMEPPFWWAGMQHKELQLMVHGERIADLEPSLAYPGVRIASVTRVPNRNYLFVNLEISQDAHAGKFDIVFRGAGRQASYAYRLLAREPGSAQRIGFNGSDAIYQVMPDRFANGNPDNDSTRDTLEKANRANGSGRHGGDIQGIIDRLDYIQGMGFTQLWPTPLVENDMPAYSYHGYAATDHYRIDPRYGSNEDVRRLSHEAKKRGIGLIQDVVLSHIGSGHWWMKDLPTPDWINYGGKFVPTQHHRTAVQDPYASKEDADNFTRGWFVESMPDLNQSNPLVANYLIQNNIWWIEYAGLSGLRIDTFGYSDGAFLSAYTRRLMEEYPGLNMVGEEWSTRPPVVARWQRGKDNFDGYRATMPSMMDFPLAESMRGALAGKRGGNVFTDVYETLSLDYLYPEPHKLVLFEANHDVSRIWSEVGEDLDRYRMMMVFLMTMPRIPQLYTGDEILMTSATGERDDASYRRDFPGGWTGDKIDAFTGKGLSARQRAAQDLVRKLANWRKGQPVIHKGKLMHYGPRDNTWVYFRYDDHKKVLVAFNNNPKEMVLDTGRFHEMLSGVAGGVDVLSGKRFDLRKALRLPAGASVILDLEAAR from the coding sequence ATGAGACACTTCTTCGCCACCCTGCTGATCGGCAGCGCCGCCCTGACTCCCTTCGCCGCCTGCGCCCAGTCGCCCGCCATTGCCCACATGGAGCCACCGTTCTGGTGGGCCGGCATGCAGCACAAGGAACTGCAACTGATGGTCCATGGCGAACGCATCGCCGACCTCGAACCCAGCCTCGCCTATCCCGGCGTACGGATCGCCTCGGTTACCCGCGTCCCCAACAGGAACTACCTGTTCGTCAACCTGGAGATCAGCCAGGACGCGCACGCGGGCAAATTCGATATCGTGTTCCGGGGTGCGGGGCGCCAGGCCAGCTACGCCTACCGCTTGCTGGCGCGCGAGCCGGGTTCGGCGCAGCGCATCGGCTTCAACGGCAGCGACGCGATCTACCAGGTGATGCCGGACCGTTTCGCCAACGGCAATCCGGACAACGACTCCACCAGGGACACGCTGGAGAAGGCCAATCGCGCCAACGGTTCGGGGCGCCACGGTGGCGACATCCAGGGCATCATCGACCGCCTCGACTACATCCAGGGCATGGGCTTCACCCAGCTGTGGCCGACGCCGCTGGTCGAGAACGACATGCCGGCCTACTCCTACCATGGCTACGCGGCCACCGACCACTACCGGATCGACCCGCGCTACGGCAGCAACGAAGACGTGCGCCGCCTCTCGCACGAGGCGAAGAAGCGCGGCATCGGCCTGATCCAGGACGTGGTGCTGTCGCACATCGGCAGCGGGCACTGGTGGATGAAGGACTTGCCGACGCCCGACTGGATCAACTACGGTGGCAAGTTCGTGCCGACCCAGCACCACCGCACCGCGGTGCAGGACCCGTATGCCTCGAAAGAAGACGCCGACAACTTCACGCGCGGCTGGTTCGTCGAGAGCATGCCCGACCTGAACCAGTCCAATCCGCTGGTGGCCAATTACCTCATCCAGAACAACATCTGGTGGATCGAGTATGCCGGGCTGTCGGGCCTGCGCATCGACACCTTCGGCTATTCGGACGGCGCCTTCCTGTCGGCGTATACCAGGCGCCTGATGGAGGAATACCCCGGGCTGAACATGGTCGGCGAAGAGTGGAGCACGCGCCCGCCGGTGGTGGCGCGCTGGCAGCGCGGCAAGGACAACTTCGACGGCTACCGGGCCACCATGCCGAGCATGATGGACTTCCCGCTGGCGGAAAGCATGCGCGGCGCCCTGGCCGGCAAGCGCGGCGGCAACGTCTTCACCGATGTGTACGAAACGCTCTCGCTCGACTACCTGTATCCGGAACCGCACAAGCTGGTGCTGTTCGAGGCGAACCACGACGTCTCGCGCATCTGGAGCGAAGTCGGCGAAGACCTCGACCGCTACCGGATGATGATGGTGTTCCTGATGACGATGCCGCGCATCCCGCAGCTCTACACCGGCGACGAGATCCTGATGACCAGCGCCACCGGCGAGCGCGACGACGCCAGCTACCGGCGCGACTTCCCGGGCGGCTGGACCGGCGACAAGATCGATGCCTTCACCGGCAAGGGCCTCAGCGCCCGGCAGCGCGCGGCCCAGGACCTGGTGCGCAAGCTGGCCAACTGGCGCAAGGGCCAGCCGGTGATCCATAAGGGCAAGCTGATGCACTACGGCCCGCGCGACAATACCTGGGTGTACTTCCGCTATGACGATCACAAGAAGGTGCTGGTCGCCTTCAACAACAACCCGAAGGAGATGGTGCTCGACACCGGGCGCTTCCACGAGATGCTCTCCGGCGTGGCGGGCGGGGTCGATGTCCTGAGCGGCAAGCGTTTCGACCTGCGCAAGGCGCTGCGCCTGCCGGCCGGGGCCAGCGTGATCCTCGACCTGGAAGCGGCCCGATGA
- a CDS encoding tryptophan 7-halogenase: MNTEPIKDIVIVGGGTAGWMTAAALSTLLNGRYNIRLVESDEIGIVGVGEATIPMIQRFNRIIGIDENEFMRETQGSFKLGIEFVNWGKPGERYMHGFGRLGQDLATLPFDQYWQKMRRAGKAAPLEEYSITRMAAKANKFMPPRFDVANSPLRDIAYAYHFDAGLYAKYLRKLAESRGVVRIEGKITRATQREPDGHIDAVELENGTRVEGELFIDCSGFRGLLIEQTLHTGFEDWTGWLPADRALAVPCESAPALTPYTRATAHKSGWQWRIPLQHRTGNGHVYSSRFISDDEAAATLLANLDGKALAEPRLVKFQTGMRKLAWNRNVVALGLASGFLEPLESTSIHLIQSGIQRLLDFFPDRGWSAVDRDEYNRQSRFDYERVRDFIILHYHLNQRTDSAYWTECANMAIPETLRHKMALYRAHGRVVRVDNELFSEVGWIQVFEGQNMPIDGYHPLADAQSDEDIAEYLASVREVIAKCVDVMPSHNDYIAKMCAAKKM; encoded by the coding sequence ATGAACACTGAACCAATCAAGGACATCGTCATCGTCGGCGGCGGTACCGCCGGCTGGATGACCGCGGCGGCGCTGTCGACCCTCCTCAACGGCCGCTACAACATCCGCCTCGTCGAGTCCGACGAGATCGGCATCGTCGGCGTCGGCGAGGCGACCATTCCGATGATCCAGCGCTTCAACCGCATCATCGGCATCGACGAGAACGAATTCATGCGCGAGACCCAGGGCAGCTTCAAGCTGGGGATCGAGTTCGTCAACTGGGGCAAGCCCGGCGAACGCTACATGCACGGCTTCGGGCGCCTCGGGCAGGACCTGGCCACGCTTCCGTTCGACCAGTACTGGCAGAAGATGCGCCGCGCCGGCAAGGCCGCGCCGCTCGAGGAATACTCGATCACGCGCATGGCCGCCAAGGCCAACAAGTTCATGCCGCCGCGCTTCGACGTCGCCAATTCGCCGCTGCGCGACATCGCCTACGCCTACCACTTCGACGCCGGCCTGTATGCGAAATACCTGCGCAAGCTGGCCGAAAGCCGCGGCGTGGTGCGCATCGAAGGCAAGATCACGCGCGCCACCCAGCGCGAACCGGACGGCCACATCGACGCGGTCGAGCTGGAGAACGGCACCCGCGTGGAAGGGGAGCTGTTCATCGACTGCTCGGGCTTTCGCGGCCTGCTCATCGAACAGACCCTGCACACCGGCTTCGAGGACTGGACCGGCTGGCTGCCGGCCGACCGCGCGCTGGCCGTGCCTTGCGAATCGGCGCCGGCGCTCACACCCTACACCCGCGCCACGGCGCACAAGTCGGGCTGGCAGTGGCGCATTCCGCTGCAGCACCGCACCGGCAATGGCCACGTCTACAGCAGCCGCTTCATCAGCGACGACGAAGCGGCAGCGACCCTGCTGGCCAACCTGGACGGCAAGGCATTGGCCGAGCCGCGCCTGGTCAAGTTCCAGACCGGCATGCGCAAGCTGGCCTGGAACCGCAACGTGGTGGCCCTGGGCCTGGCCAGCGGCTTCCTGGAGCCGCTCGAATCGACCAGCATCCACCTGATCCAGTCCGGCATCCAGCGCCTGCTCGACTTCTTCCCGGACCGCGGCTGGAGCGCGGTCGACCGCGACGAGTACAATCGCCAGTCGCGCTTCGATTACGAACGCGTGCGCGATTTCATCATCCTGCACTACCACCTGAACCAGCGCACCGATTCGGCCTACTGGACCGAGTGCGCCAACATGGCCATTCCGGAAACCCTGCGCCACAAGATGGCGCTGTACCGCGCGCATGGACGCGTGGTGCGCGTGGACAACGAACTGTTCTCGGAAGTCGGCTGGATCCAGGTATTCGAAGGGCAGAACATGCCGATCGACGGCTATCACCCGCTGGCCGACGCCCAGTCCGACGAGGACATCGCCGAATACCTGGCCAGCGTGCGCGAGGTGATCGCCAAGTGCGTCGATGTCATGCCTTCGCACAACGACTACATCGCGAAAATGTGCGCGGCTAAAAAGATGTAG
- a CDS encoding TonB-dependent receptor, with translation MSIFATKRTAEPVRLSFQLSPVAAGCAVFLSVFAGSAYAQATAQDNTTTTTSATSSVATAPNSAEQAAAAAEPTPPGATAVVKPGVATVQVTGIRRGIEAAISIKKNSSSIVEAISAEDIGKLPDQSVAESISRLPGVSAQRGRSSGKAADISVRGLSPSFNGTLLNGREMASTGNARSPEFDLFPAELMGSIVIYKTPDASVVGQGLASTIDLRTVQPLDFGKRTVAVSYKKSRLGVKQRDGLPEGDGERYTLSYIDQFANRTIGVAMGFTRYEEMGGGQSKFNSWGTATMDYNGTQVKTPGGFGYDTEVSSHNRDGAFASLQFRPNRNFKSTVDLFYSAGETGLKKTGFEGGVAYNGGGKYELPHVLSTATVSNGVATSGTISNWKGVVRNHYEGAEDDLKTIGWNTELKIADWTTAADLTWSKATKLGSRYETTAGIPGRAQDTLQYSNFDGGNVTEVKYTPGSNYADRSVARLTDVMGWSGGEASPQAGYLAQPYVEDQVKAVRLTAKRALEFGPLIGSSFGFNHTSRDKSRTGDEGRLVIKGGNGPYAAVDMPGSEVAMAGASGFQVASWDPRGSLGTVYELAPKVDADIYNKYWDVQERINTVYAMGDLEGEMFGLSYRGNVGLQAIHTNQTGGGYVIDKARCVGNTADTCPAQRVVEGSSYWDVLPSLNLSFDLKDEQKVRVGLAKVVSRANLDDLRAGQNFGLAGQGVSILTGSGGNPQLEPFRAKSFDLSYEKYFGNKGYISAAVFYKKLDSYIIRVPRMFDYAPYITPTTPLPLTGPYAGSTQGLFTQPINGDGGAIKGYELAVNVPFSMVSQYLDGFGVMVNHSDTKSNVTLPESGFPNVNGDPLNIPLPGLSRKVTNLRLYYEKNGFQIAAAARKRSSFLGQVSDFQDNQQLTFIKGETIVDLQASYEIQSGWLKGVSLYAQAQNWNNAPFLEFTDDENNPSNRVDYGRTYHFGASYKF, from the coding sequence ATGAGTATCTTCGCAACCAAGCGCACCGCAGAGCCGGTTCGCCTTTCTTTCCAGCTGAGCCCGGTCGCTGCCGGCTGCGCAGTCTTCCTGTCCGTCTTCGCGGGTAGCGCTTACGCGCAAGCGACCGCACAGGACAACACCACCACCACCACGAGCGCGACTTCGAGCGTGGCGACCGCGCCGAATTCCGCCGAGCAGGCCGCCGCCGCCGCCGAACCGACCCCGCCGGGCGCGACCGCCGTCGTCAAGCCGGGCGTGGCCACCGTCCAGGTGACCGGTATCCGCCGCGGTATCGAAGCGGCGATCTCGATCAAGAAGAATTCCAGCTCGATCGTCGAAGCCATCTCGGCCGAAGACATCGGCAAGCTGCCCGACCAGAGCGTGGCCGAATCGATCTCGCGCCTGCCGGGCGTGTCGGCCCAGCGCGGCCGCAGCTCGGGCAAGGCGGCGGACATCTCGGTGCGCGGCCTGTCGCCGAGCTTCAACGGCACCCTGCTGAACGGCCGCGAAATGGCCTCGACCGGCAACGCCCGTTCGCCTGAGTTCGACCTGTTCCCGGCCGAACTGATGGGTTCCATCGTCATCTACAAGACCCCGGACGCCAGCGTCGTCGGCCAGGGCCTGGCCTCGACCATCGACCTGCGCACCGTGCAGCCGCTGGACTTCGGCAAGCGCACCGTGGCGGTCAGCTACAAGAAGAGCCGCCTCGGCGTGAAGCAGCGCGACGGCCTGCCGGAAGGCGACGGCGAGCGCTACACCCTGTCGTACATCGACCAGTTCGCGAACCGCACCATCGGCGTCGCGATGGGCTTCACCCGCTACGAGGAAATGGGCGGCGGCCAGTCGAAGTTCAATTCCTGGGGCACCGCGACCATGGATTACAACGGCACCCAGGTCAAGACCCCGGGCGGCTTCGGTTATGACACCGAAGTCAGCTCGCACAACCGCGATGGCGCCTTCGCCTCGCTGCAGTTCCGTCCGAACCGCAACTTCAAGTCGACCGTCGACCTGTTCTACTCGGCCGGCGAAACCGGCCTGAAGAAGACCGGCTTCGAAGGCGGCGTCGCCTACAACGGCGGCGGCAAGTATGAGCTGCCGCACGTGCTCAGCACCGCCACCGTGTCGAACGGCGTCGCCACCAGCGGCACCATCAGCAACTGGAAGGGCGTGGTCCGTAACCACTACGAGGGCGCGGAAGACGACCTCAAGACCATCGGCTGGAACACCGAGCTGAAGATCGCCGACTGGACCACCGCGGCCGACCTGACCTGGTCGAAGGCCACCAAGCTGGGCTCGCGCTACGAGACCACCGCCGGCATCCCGGGCCGCGCCCAGGACACCCTGCAGTATTCGAACTTCGACGGCGGCAACGTCACCGAAGTGAAGTACACCCCGGGCAGCAACTACGCCGACCGCAGCGTCGCGCGCCTGACCGACGTCATGGGCTGGTCCGGCGGCGAAGCCTCGCCGCAGGCAGGCTACCTGGCGCAGCCATATGTGGAAGACCAGGTCAAGGCGGTGCGCCTGACCGCCAAGCGCGCCCTCGAGTTCGGCCCGCTGATCGGTTCCAGCTTCGGCTTCAACCACACCTCGCGCGACAAGTCGCGCACCGGCGACGAAGGCCGCCTGGTGATCAAGGGCGGCAACGGCCCGTACGCAGCCGTCGACATGCCGGGCAGCGAGGTGGCCATGGCCGGCGCCTCGGGCTTCCAGGTTGCTTCCTGGGATCCGCGCGGCTCGCTCGGCACGGTCTATGAGCTGGCGCCGAAGGTCGACGCCGACATCTACAACAAGTACTGGGACGTCCAGGAGCGCATCAACACCGTCTACGCCATGGGCGACCTGGAAGGCGAGATGTTCGGCCTGTCCTACCGCGGCAACGTTGGCCTGCAGGCGATCCACACCAACCAGACCGGCGGCGGCTACGTGATCGACAAGGCCCGCTGCGTCGGCAACACCGCCGACACCTGCCCGGCGCAGCGCGTCGTGGAAGGCAGCAGCTACTGGGATGTCCTGCCGAGCCTGAACCTGTCCTTCGACCTGAAGGACGAGCAGAAGGTGCGCGTGGGCCTGGCCAAGGTCGTCTCGCGCGCCAACCTGGACGACCTGCGCGCCGGCCAGAACTTCGGCCTGGCGGGGCAGGGCGTGTCGATCCTGACCGGTTCGGGCGGCAATCCGCAGCTCGAGCCGTTCCGCGCCAAGTCCTTCGACCTGTCGTATGAGAAGTACTTCGGCAACAAGGGCTACATCAGCGCCGCCGTCTTCTACAAGAAGCTCGACAGCTACATCATCCGCGTGCCGCGCATGTTCGACTACGCGCCGTACATCACGCCGACCACCCCGCTGCCGCTGACCGGTCCGTACGCCGGCTCGACCCAGGGCCTGTTCACCCAGCCGATCAATGGCGACGGTGGCGCGATCAAGGGCTACGAACTGGCCGTGAACGTACCGTTCTCGATGGTCAGCCAGTACCTGGACGGCTTCGGCGTGATGGTCAACCACTCGGATACCAAGAGCAACGTGACCCTGCCGGAAAGCGGCTTCCCGAACGTGAATGGCGATCCGCTGAACATTCCGCTGCCGGGCCTGTCGCGCAAGGTGACCAACCTGCGCCTGTACTACGAGAAGAACGGCTTCCAGATCGCCGCCGCGGCGCGCAAGCGCTCGAGCTTCCTGGGCCAGGTCTCGGACTTCCAGGACAACCAGCAGCTCACCTTCATCAAGGGCGAGACCATCGTCGACCTGCAGGCCTCGTACGAGATCCAGTCGGGCTGGCTGAAGGGCGTGAGCCTGTATGCCCAGGCGCAGAACTGGAACAACGCACCGTTCCTGGAGTTCACCGACGACGAGAACAACCCGTCGAACCGCGTGGACTACGGCCGTACCTACCACTTCGGCGCCAGCTACAAGTTCTAA
- a CDS encoding MFS transporter, with protein sequence MDMQTGVLKPRLSFWQLWNMSFGFFGIQFGFALQNANTSRIFSTLGANPDNLPLFWLAAPVTGLLVQPVIGYLSDNTWHPKWGRRRPFFFIGAVLAAIALFLMPNSSALWMAVAVLWLMDAAINVSMEPFRAFVGDKLDASQQTAGYAMQTFFIGCGAVIASLLPWFFESMGVSNEALGGTIPDTVRYSFYAGGAIFFLAVLWTVLTADELPPADMEAFNRERQHARSLGVAISEIFGGFAKMPKTMVQLAFVQFFTWIALFAMWIYTGSAIADKVYGTVDAQSSAFQAAGSFVGIMFAVYSGVSALAAFILPIFARATSRKTVHACCLAIGGLSLASIALITERNMLLLPMIGVGLAWASILTMPYAILAGSLPAKRMGYFMGLFNFFVVIPQICSGLLLGGVTTHFFGGHTVMTVALGGASMLMAAVLTLFVTDRAAPVKAAV encoded by the coding sequence ATGGATATGCAAACCGGCGTGCTCAAGCCGCGCCTGTCGTTCTGGCAGCTCTGGAACATGAGCTTCGGCTTCTTCGGCATCCAGTTCGGCTTCGCGCTGCAAAATGCCAACACCAGCCGCATCTTCTCGACGCTCGGCGCCAACCCCGACAACCTGCCCCTGTTCTGGCTTGCGGCGCCGGTGACCGGCCTGCTGGTGCAGCCGGTGATCGGTTACCTCAGCGATAACACCTGGCATCCGAAGTGGGGACGCCGCCGTCCCTTCTTCTTCATCGGCGCGGTGCTGGCCGCGATCGCCCTGTTCCTGATGCCGAACTCCAGCGCGCTCTGGATGGCGGTGGCCGTGCTGTGGCTGATGGATGCGGCCATCAACGTCTCGATGGAGCCGTTCCGCGCCTTCGTGGGCGACAAGCTGGACGCCTCGCAGCAGACCGCGGGCTATGCCATGCAGACCTTCTTCATCGGTTGCGGGGCCGTGATCGCTTCGCTGCTGCCCTGGTTCTTCGAGAGCATGGGCGTCTCGAACGAAGCGTTGGGCGGCACCATTCCCGACACCGTGCGCTACTCCTTCTACGCCGGCGGCGCGATCTTCTTCCTGGCCGTGCTCTGGACCGTGCTCACCGCCGACGAACTGCCGCCCGCCGACATGGAGGCCTTCAACCGGGAGCGCCAGCATGCGCGCAGCCTGGGCGTGGCCATCTCCGAGATCTTCGGCGGCTTCGCCAAGATGCCGAAGACCATGGTGCAACTGGCCTTCGTGCAGTTCTTCACCTGGATCGCACTGTTCGCGATGTGGATCTACACCGGCTCGGCGATCGCCGACAAGGTCTACGGCACCGTCGACGCCCAATCGTCGGCCTTCCAGGCCGCCGGCAGCTTCGTGGGCATCATGTTCGCGGTCTACAGCGGCGTCTCGGCGCTGGCCGCGTTCATCCTGCCGATCTTCGCGCGCGCCACCTCGCGCAAGACCGTGCATGCCTGCTGCCTGGCGATCGGCGGCCTGAGCCTGGCCAGCATTGCCCTGATCACCGAGCGCAACATGCTGCTGCTGCCGATGATCGGCGTCGGCCTGGCCTGGGCCTCGATCCTGACCATGCCCTACGCGATCCTGGCGGGCTCGCTGCCGGCCAAGCGCATGGGCTACTTCATGGGCCTGTTCAACTTCTTCGTCGTGATCCCGCAGATCTGCAGCGGCCTGCTGCTGGGCGGCGTGACCACGCACTTCTTCGGCGGCCATACCGTCATGACCGTGGCGCTCGGCGGCGCCTCGATGCTGATGGCGGCGGTGCTGACCCTGTTCGTGACGGACCGCGCCGCGCCCGTCAAGGCGGCCGTCTAG
- a CDS encoding DEAD/DEAH box helicase: MSDTPLPTFADLNLSAPVLKALKEVGYETPSPIQAATIPLLLANRDVLGQAQTGTGKTAAFALPILSRIDVKQATPQALVLAPTRELAIQVAEAFQSYAAHIKGFHVLPIYGGQSYGPQLSALRRGVHVVVATPGRVIDHIEKGSLDLSMLKTLVLDEADEMLRMGFIDDVEHILQQTPESRQTTLFSATMPPAIKRIAKTYLRDPQEITVAAKTGTAENITQRYWLVAGMQKLDALTRILEAEPFDGMIIFARTKLGTEELATKLQARGFAAVAINGDMAQQARERTIEQLKNGKIDILVATDVAARGLDVERISHVINYDVPSDPESYTHRIGRTGRAGRSGDAILFITPRERGLLKAIERATRQPVAPLQLPTVKAVNEVRIAKFKEQIAATLAEGGLEVFRSLIEDYEREQNVPAVDIAAALAKLARGDQPLLLDKPDREVKPEQFRNDVAPREAGGWEDRPARPPREPREPAFKKERVLREAEPGMATFRIEVGHQHGVKPGNIVGAIANEANMPAKYMGRIEIYDDYSTIDLPDDMPQDLVDHLKAVWVAGQQLNMTRDGLEAPIVTAPKKKSFAKPGADRRMAEKGGKKPHRKG; the protein is encoded by the coding sequence ATGTCCGACACCCCCCTCCCGACGTTTGCCGACCTGAACCTCTCCGCCCCCGTACTCAAGGCGCTGAAAGAAGTCGGCTACGAAACGCCGTCGCCGATCCAGGCCGCGACCATTCCGCTGCTGCTGGCCAACCGTGACGTGCTCGGGCAGGCCCAGACCGGCACCGGCAAGACCGCCGCCTTCGCCCTGCCGATCCTGTCGCGCATCGACGTCAAGCAGGCCACGCCGCAGGCGCTGGTGCTGGCGCCGACGCGCGAACTGGCGATCCAGGTGGCCGAAGCCTTCCAGAGCTATGCCGCCCACATCAAGGGCTTCCACGTGCTGCCGATCTACGGCGGCCAGAGCTACGGCCCGCAACTGTCGGCGCTGCGCCGCGGGGTGCACGTGGTGGTGGCAACGCCGGGCCGCGTGATCGACCACATCGAGAAAGGCTCGCTCGACCTGTCGATGCTCAAGACCCTGGTGCTGGACGAAGCGGACGAGATGCTGCGCATGGGCTTCATCGACGACGTCGAGCACATCCTGCAGCAGACGCCGGAATCGCGCCAGACCACGCTGTTCTCGGCCACCATGCCGCCGGCGATCAAGCGCATCGCCAAGACCTACCTGCGCGACCCGCAGGAAATCACGGTCGCCGCCAAGACCGGCACCGCCGAGAACATCACCCAGCGTTACTGGCTGGTGGCCGGCATGCAGAAGCTCGATGCGCTGACCCGCATCCTGGAAGCGGAGCCTTTCGACGGCATGATCATCTTCGCGCGCACCAAGCTCGGCACCGAAGAACTGGCCACCAAGCTGCAGGCGCGCGGCTTCGCCGCGGTCGCCATCAATGGCGACATGGCCCAGCAGGCCCGCGAGCGCACCATCGAACAGCTCAAGAACGGCAAGATCGACATTCTGGTGGCGACCGACGTCGCCGCGCGCGGCCTCGACGTCGAGCGCATCAGCCACGTGATCAACTACGACGTGCCGTCCGACCCGGAAAGCTACACCCACCGCATCGGCCGCACCGGCCGCGCCGGCCGCAGCGGCGATGCGATCCTGTTCATCACGCCGCGCGAGCGTGGCCTGCTCAAGGCCATCGAGCGCGCCACCCGCCAGCCGGTGGCGCCGCTGCAGCTGCCGACCGTGAAGGCGGTGAACGAGGTCCGTATCGCGAAATTCAAGGAACAGATCGCGGCCACCCTGGCCGAGGGCGGGCTGGAGGTGTTCCGTTCGCTGATCGAAGACTACGAGCGCGAACAGAACGTGCCGGCGGTCGACATCGCCGCCGCGCTGGCCAAGCTGGCGCGCGGCGACCAGCCGCTGCTGCTGGACAAGCCGGACCGCGAGGTGAAACCCGAGCAGTTCCGCAATGATGTCGCACCGCGCGAGGCCGGCGGCTGGGAAGACCGCCCGGCGCGTCCGCCGCGTGAACCGCGCGAGCCGGCATTCAAGAAGGAACGCGTGCTGCGCGAGGCCGAACCGGGCATGGCGACCTTCCGCATCGAGGTCGGCCACCAGCACGGCGTCAAGCCGGGCAACATCGTCGGCGCCATCGCCAACGAGGCCAACATGCCGGCCAAGTACATGGGCCGCATCGAGATCTACGACGACTACAGCACCATCGACCTGCCGGACGACATGCCGCAAGACCTGGTCGACCACCTGAAGGCCGTGTGGGTGGCCGGACAGCAGCTCAACATGACCCGTGACGGCCTCGAAGCGCCGATCGTCACGGCGCCGAAGAAGAAGAGCTTCGCCAAGCCGGGCGCCGATCGCCGCATGGCCGAGAAGGGCGGCAAGAAGCCGCACCGTAAAGGCTGA
- a CDS encoding alpha/beta hydrolase, whose product MSACRTLAISLLLSAALGVPAQAADKPADGAKASTALPGVRLLGAPLDMPGLARKRQLRLYLPPGYATSNKRYPVLYMHDGQNLFDAATAYAGEWKVDETLDALAREGKLELIVVGIDNGQEKRMTELNAWDNEKFGKGEGRAYTDFIVKTVKPMIDRTYRTLPGREHTAIMGSSMGGLASHYALVQYPDVFSKAGVFSPAYWTAAPAFDFVAARPVPTDARVFLLMGEKEGPQMNADVQRMAETVKKTGHPATNTVLKIVPGAEHNEAFWAGELREALLWMFAPDKS is encoded by the coding sequence ATGTCAGCATGTCGCACCCTCGCCATTTCCCTCCTGCTGAGCGCCGCGCTCGGCGTCCCGGCCCAGGCTGCCGACAAGCCGGCCGACGGCGCGAAAGCCTCCACCGCCTTGCCCGGCGTGCGTCTGCTGGGCGCTCCGCTGGACATGCCGGGGCTGGCGCGCAAGCGCCAGCTGCGCCTGTACCTGCCGCCCGGCTATGCGACATCGAACAAGCGCTATCCGGTGCTCTACATGCACGACGGCCAGAACCTGTTTGACGCCGCGACCGCGTATGCGGGCGAGTGGAAGGTGGACGAGACGCTCGACGCGCTGGCCAGGGAAGGCAAGCTGGAACTGATCGTGGTCGGCATCGACAACGGCCAGGAGAAACGCATGACGGAGCTCAACGCCTGGGACAACGAGAAGTTTGGCAAGGGCGAAGGCCGCGCCTACACCGACTTCATCGTCAAGACCGTCAAGCCGATGATCGACCGGACCTACCGCACGCTGCCCGGCCGCGAACACACCGCGATCATGGGCAGCTCGATGGGCGGCCTGGCCTCGCACTACGCGCTGGTGCAGTACCCGGACGTGTTCAGCAAGGCCGGCGTGTTCTCGCCGGCCTACTGGACGGCGGCGCCGGCGTTCGACTTCGTGGCCGCCAGGCCGGTGCCGACCGACGCGCGCGTGTTCCTCCTGATGGGCGAGAAGGAAGGACCGCAGATGAATGCGGACGTCCAGCGCATGGCGGAAACGGTGAAGAAGACCGGGCATCCGGCGACGAACACGGTACTGAAGATCGTGCCGGGGGCGGAGCACAACGAAGCCTTCTGGGCGGGGGAATTGCGTGAGGCGCTGTTGTGGATGTTTGCGCCGGATAAGTCGTAA